One window of Nymphaea colorata isolate Beijing-Zhang1983 chromosome 1, ASM883128v2, whole genome shotgun sequence genomic DNA carries:
- the LOC116246985 gene encoding cytochrome b561 and DOMON domain-containing protein At5g47530-like, which yields MPRFTSQMLVLFLVFQTAAVVLPSCCSALSTCKSYNFPSNKTFDACTDLLSLNAYLHWTYSSATHSASIAYRATPGSPGGWVAWGINPTGHGMIGTQALLGFVHSGNITVYSTSVNDMKPKLAAENLATYSKLSGELSGREFVIYAVVNLPAGNFASVSYTWQTGPVQIGHPLPHALLPSNLKSFGKWNIHSKP from the coding sequence cAGACGGCAGCAGTAGTCCTCCCAAGCTGCTGCTCTGCTCTGAGCACCTGCAAGTCCTACAACTTCCCAAGCAATAAGACCTTCGACGCCTGTACCGACCTCCTATCCCTGAATGCCTACCTGCACTGGACCTACTCCTCCGCTACCCACTCCGCCAGCATCGCCTATCGAGCTACCCCAGGATCGCCGGGAGGTTGGGTGGCCTGGGGAATCAACCCCACCGGCCACGGCATGATCGGCACTCAGGCCTTGCTCGGCTTCGTTCACTCCGGCAACATAACCGTATACAGCACCAGCGTCAACGACATGAAGCCAAAGTTAGCCGCCGAGAACTTGGCGACCTACTCGAAGCTGTCCGGCGAACTGTCGGGGAGGGAGTTCGTTATCTATGCAGTCGTCAACCTTCCGGCCGGCAACTTCGCGTCCGTAAGCTACACGTGGCAGACAGGCCCTGTGCAGATTGGTCACCCACTCCCACACGCCCTCTTGCCATCCAACCTTAAATCTTTTGGGAAATGGAACATTCACTCCAAGCCATAA